The sequence below is a genomic window from Alphaproteobacteria bacterium.
GATGGTAAAGAAACCGCCGCGAAAAAATCTGGCAAATCTCAGCGCGGAAAAGCTGGTCAAAAAGTGGAATCAGAAGCCGTGCGGGTGGCCATAGGGTTAAAAGAAGGAAATTATCGCTGCTAGATAATTTCTAGAAACATAATTGTATTTTTATAAAATCCCGCTTGGTCTGACCGGCGGGGTTAAATAAACAAAATTATAAAAGGGGTAATAATATCAGGCCGCGGGTTTGATAAAAGACGGATTTTACGCATGGAAGCCGATCCATTGAAATTGGAACAAACGAATTTGGAATTAGTGGCGCCGCATTACCCACAGTTTCAGCGCGTTCTGATTCATCAAATTACCAATCATCTCAATCCAAGCCAGTCAAAGCCAATCAATGTTTTACAGATTCGTCATGCGGCAGGCACCACCACGCGTCAAATTTTGGCGGCATCGCCGCATTTATCGGTCACTATCTTGGAGGACCGGATAGATGTGGCGGAGCAGGTTGCTCTTTCATTAAATACCCAATCAGGACAAAGCCGCGCGAGTGTGCTGCACGCCGATCTCGTTCAATTCAGCGAGCCTGTATTATATCCCGATTATCAAGTTGTCATGGCCGTAGAACTTTTTGCCAACTTTTCCGCCAAAGATAGAGACTTGGCCGCAGAAACCGCCTATGGAAAATTGCCGATAGGCGGGATATTTATTTATGCGGGGACAATTGCGCATGATGACCCGAACGATCACAGCGCCGCATATACAGAACAAAAAATGGCTTTTGGGAATTTTGACGATGCCTATGGATCAATAAAAAGAGCGCATTGGAACGCCGAGTATGAGCGCGGTAATGAAAACAAAATTACCGAATCCGGGCTGTTTGCGTTGGCCCAGGCGGCGGGGTTTTCCGGCCCGGATTGCAGATTTGTCTATCGCCGGCGGATGGAAGCGATTTTCGTTGCGATTAAAACGCGGTAATTACCCGCAAACTTCGCGTTGTTTTTCGCCGCTATCCTGCAATTTCAATGTTTGCGACAGGGGCTTGCCGTTAATCGTGTATTTCAACGCGATACTTTTTTTATTCTCTAAATATTGCAGCGACAATAATTGAAATTTGTCTTTGGGAATGACATACGGCAAAAATCCGCAAATATTCACCCACGCCAGTTTTTCCAGCATTTCGCCTTCGATTTTTTTGCCTTCCCAGAATTTGGCGCTGGAATGCACCGTTACGGTAAAATTATCGGTGCTGAAAGGTCCGCTGCTTTGCGGATCGATGGACCGGCAGAAATCATGGTCGATTTTGGCTTCTGGAATTGTGACGATGGTGACCATACCGTCGTCCGGTCCGCAACCTTCTTTGTATATGGCGACGGGTTCTATGGAATTACTCATGGCAAAACCTATGGGTGAGAGGGAGAATAAAAAAGCGATGGTGCAGATCAATAAACGTATCATGATACATCCTATGGTAAATTTTTGGTCAGAAACTGCGCCGCCTCGTTAATGCTTTGCTCGGAAATGGAGTGGCCCATGCCTTGATCCATGCGCGCATCGGCTGGAACACCGGCGTCTTCCAAATATTTTTGCGCATCGATCATATTTTGCGCCGGTACGACTTCGTCCATATCGCCATGCCGTAACATGACCGGCGGTTTTGATTTTATTTCGCTGCCCAAGGATTCGGGTTGCAACAAACGGCCGCTGAATGCAACGATTCCGGCAATTTGTTTGTCGCGGCGCAATCCCACATGCATCGCCAGCATCGCTCCTTGTGAAAATCCAACCAATGCCAGTTTATCCGGGCCGATTTTATATTCCGCCAACAATTCATCGATCCAGGCATTCAAAATCTGCGCCGCTTCGCGTCCGCCCGCGACCAATTTTTCCATCGGCCAGTATGTCAACATGCCGCTCCGGTTGCTGGCGTCCATATCGAACAATGAAAACCATTGCCTTCCATAAGGATTGCCTTCGCAGGAAAATGGGGCGTGCAGCGCGATGAATGCCGTTTCGGGCAGGGACGGGGCCCATTCCTGGGACAGCGGAAATAAATCATGCGCATCGGCGCCATAGCCGTGCAAAATCACCACCAGCGATTTTGCCTTGCCGGTTTGCGGGGGGAATAAAGGGCCGGTTTTTTGCGGGAGTTTCAAAGTCATAGACAGTCATATATATACAAAAGCGGGGCATCCGCCTAGCCAACAAACGGTGAATGCTGCATTCTTTATTAATTACAATATTTCTTATTTGGATATTTTATAAAAACTGCTATAGTGCCGTCATGGTTCAGATTCCAAAAATGTATGTCGCAGAAATGCGGTATGGCCCGGCGCCGCGTTCCCTTGGATTAAAAGGTGCCGGCGTATTGACTATGCGCGCCAATAGCGGATTTTACAATTTGGGGCATGCGCAGAGAACGGCAATTCTGCGGGAAGTTTCGGTCGATCCGCGAACCGGTAACAAATCCGCCGCCGCTTCCATTCCATTAATTGTCAACGCAACCTTTCTGGTAAATGGGGATGACAA
It includes:
- a CDS encoding phospholipase gives rise to the protein MTLKLPQKTGPLFPPQTGKAKSLVVILHGYGADAHDLFPLSQEWAPSLPETAFIALHAPFSCEGNPYGRQWFSLFDMDASNRSGMLTYWPMEKLVAGGREAAQILNAWIDELLAEYKIGPDKLALVGFSQGAMLAMHVGLRRDKQIAGIVAFSGRLLQPESLGSEIKSKPPVMLRHGDMDEVVPAQNMIDAQKYLEDAGVPADARMDQGMGHSISEQSINEAAQFLTKNLP